The proteins below are encoded in one region of Archocentrus centrarchus isolate MPI-CPG fArcCen1 chromosome 13, fArcCen1, whole genome shotgun sequence:
- the LOC115790998 gene encoding olfactory receptor 1500-like — protein MTMKYTNITNIKDFIIIGFPGLPPEYYGPVSVLLLLVFLAIVIGNGFTIAVIICERTLHKPIYVIFFNLAMTDMCFGMVTLPKIIARYWWKDMISSFGACFTQMYFVHSLGATHSFILLMMALDRFVAIGFPFKYPVIFTNKAVSVACTMCWVLTFIRFLGTLFHALTLPYCDQNIIMQCYCDHISITRLACGDDVAYVNSVALANAMVTLLVPLTVIILSYFFVIIAVLTMSHTERHHKVLSTCAPQIFITCLYYVPRCFVYLSNTLGFNFSLLARVIITMMYSLTPPVVNPMIYCFKTKDIKNALMQRFKNRKVSIAIKTHCK, from the coding sequence ATGACTATGAAATACACCAATATTACCAATATAAAGGATTTTATTATCATTGGATTTCCTGGACTTCCTCCTGAATATTATGGTCCCGTGTCTGtgcttcttcttctggtttttCTCGCTATTGTGATTGGAAATGGTTTCACTATAGCTGTAATCATTTGTGAGCGGACTCTGCACAAACCAATATATGTGATCTTTTTTAACCTTGCAATGACAGACATGTGCTTCGGCATGGTAACTCTTCCAAAAATCATAGCCAGATACTGGTGGAAAGACATGATATCTTCATTTGGAGCTTGCTTTACACAGATGTATTTTGTTCATTCTTTGGGAGCTActcattctttcattttgctgATGATGGCTTTGGATCGCTTTGTTGCCATAGGGTTTCCATTCAAATATCCAGTTATATTTACAAACAAAGCAGTGTCTGTTGCTTGTACCATGTGCTGGGTTTTAACATTCATTCGTTTTTTGGGAACTTTGTTCCATGCCTTGACTTTGCCTTACTGTGACCAAAATATTATCATGCAGTGTTACTGTGATCATATATCAATAACTCGGCTGGCATGTGGCGATGATGTGGCATATGTGAACAGTGTTGCACTTGCTAATGCAATGGTCACTCTCCTGGTTCCTTTAACAGTCATAATattatcttatttttttgtcatcatAGCTGTTCTTACTATGTCTCACACTGAGAGGCATCACAAAGTGCTGTCCACTTGTGCTCCTCAGATCTTTATTACCTGCCTTTACTATGTGCCAAGATGTTTTGTATATCTCTCGAACACTTTGGGGTTTAATTTCAGTCTTCTTGCTCGGGTTATTATTACAATGATGTACAGCCTCACACCTCCTGTTGTTAATCCAATGATCTACTGTTTCAAGACCAAAGACATTAAGAACGCTTTGAtgcagagatttaaaaacagaaaagtaagCATTGCAATCAAAACTCACTGCAAATGA
- the hmgb1b gene encoding high mobility group protein B1b, giving the protein MVKDPKKPRGKMSSYAYFVQTCREEHKKKHPDATVNFSEFSKKCSERWKTMSPKEKGKFEDMAKQDKLRYEREMKNYIPPKGQKKKRFKDPNAPKRPPSAFFLFCADFRPKIKSENPGLSIGDTAKKLGELWNSSSAEEKQPYEKKAAKLKEKYDKDIVAYRTKGKVDSGSAAAAEDDEEEEEEGEEEEEEEDEDEDDE; this is encoded by the exons ATGGTGAAGGATCCAAAGAAGCCGAGGGGCAAAATGTCCTCATATGCCTACTTTGTGCAGACGTGCAGAGAGGAGCATAAGAAGAAACACCCTGATGCCACTGTCAACTTTTCAGAGTTCTCCAAGAAATGCTCTGAGCGATGGAAG ACAATGTCGCCAAAAGAGAAAGGCAAGTTCGAAGACATGGCCAAGCAAGACAAGTTGCGTTATGAGCGGGAAATGAAGAATTATATTCCTCCCAAGGGCCAGAAGAAGAAGCGATTCAAGGACCCCAATGCCCCCAAGAGACCACC gtCTGcattcttcctcttctgtgcagaTTTTCGCCccaaaataaaaagtgaaaatccTGGACTTTCCATTGGGGACACGGCAAAGAAGTTGGGAGAGCTGTGGAACAGCTCGTCTGCAGAAGAAAAGCAGCCATATGAGAAGAAGGCTGCCAAGTTGAAGGAGAAATACGACAAG GATATTGTCGCATACCGCACAAAGGGAAAAGTGGATTCAGgatcagctgctgcagctgaagatgacgaagaagaagaggaggagggagaggaggaagaggaagaagaggatgaggatgaggatgatgagtAG
- the tex26 gene encoding testis-expressed protein 26 — MDLSTLKAAITEGAKAKQWSPMAAKGGKQWWDPYETSHKRLFVHQPSSAADIFLKPPSTSLIDSYSQSGPFGSSVYSKDFSWKPACKPECIRTGTASGQRRNNPHPSKSFMMWRLPRDAARSSEYISFPLKRLPSEGEIREALTAQYRSTYQCDFMGAPPEYNDTEKAAGRLAPLHDGHRVSLSTDTEMRASYRRPNQKPELLANPSHYSCKTGPNVACRGIVPAVVSRNLHVQQKGANVTTYDQFFGKRVNNMTSVIKSLMPQELQQLHRILPKKEQEALKAVVREDVCPNNEEKVDKLPETVRDSGLPEWSSSWPGPR; from the exons ATGGATTTAAGTACACTGAAAGCAGCTATAACAGAGGGTGCCAAAGCAAAGCAGTGGTCACCAATGGCAGCCAAAG GGGGCAAACAGTGGTGGGATCCATATGAAACATCTCACAAAAGGCTGTTCGTCCACCAGCCGAGTTCAGCTGCAGATATTTTCCT GAAGCCACCATCAACATCATTGATAGACTCCTATTCACAGTCTGGACCTTTTGGTTCAAGTGTATACAGTAAGGACTTCAGCTGGAAGCCTGCCTGTAAACCTGAATGCATTCGCACAGGAACAGCCTCGGGGCAGAGGAGGAATAACCCACATCCCAGCAAG TCTTTCATGATGTGGAGGCTGCCAAGGGATGCTGCAAGAAGCTCGGAGTACATTTCATTCCCTTTGAAACGTCTCCCTTCTGAGGGGGAGATCCGCGAGGCTCTAACTGCACAGTACCGCTCCACCTACCAATGTGACTTCATGGGTGCACCTCCAG AGTACAATGACACTGAAAAAGCAGCAGGGCGGCTTGCACCTCTGCACGACGGGCATCGCGTATCACTGTCTACTGACACTGAGATGAGAGCCAGCTACCGCCGGCCAAACCAAAAACCTGAACTGCTGGCAAATCCTTCTCACTATAGCTGCAAAACAGGTCCAAATGTGGCCTGCCGTGGTATAG TTCCAGCTGTTGTATCAAGAAACTTGCACGTTCAGCAGAAAGGAGCTAATGTGACAACCTATGACCAGTTTTTTGGAAAGCGAGTCAATAATATGACATCTGTGATAAAGTCTCTGATGCCCCAGGAGCTGCAGCAGTTACACAGAATTTTACCTAAAAAGG AACAGGAGGCTTTAAAAGCAGTTGTGAGGGAAGATGTCTGTCCAAACAATGAGGAGAAAGTCGATAAACTTCCAGAAACTGTGCGTGATTCAGGCTTGCCAGAATGGAGCTCAAGCTGGCCGGGACCTCGATGA